One Keratinibaculum paraultunense genomic window carries:
- a CDS encoding transcription repressor NadR, with amino-acid sequence MDAWERREKILEVLNNSNKPIKGTQLSEKFGVSRQVIVQDIALLRARGENILATPQGYMVPKLYEEDKLVKKIVCKHKGYDEIEDELKTIVDMGGKALDVIVDHPVYGEIKSPLEIGSRMDLKEFINNLIETNAEPLSSLTEGIHIHTIEVKDEKSFEKIKKLLREKGYLIDGE; translated from the coding sequence ATGGATGCATGGGAAAGAAGAGAAAAAATATTAGAGGTTTTAAACAATTCAAATAAACCGATAAAGGGGACTCAATTATCTGAAAAATTTGGGGTTAGTAGACAGGTAATAGTTCAAGATATAGCATTATTAAGAGCAAGGGGAGAAAATATATTAGCAACTCCTCAAGGATATATGGTGCCTAAATTATATGAAGAGGATAAGTTGGTAAAAAAAATAGTATGTAAGCACAAAGGTTATGATGAAATAGAAGATGAACTTAAAACTATAGTAGACATGGGAGGAAAGGCACTAGATGTCATAGTAGATCATCCTGTATATGGCGAAATAAAAAGTCCCCTTGAAATTGGTTCTAGAATGGATTTAAAAGAATTTATTAATAACCTCATAGAGACAAATGCAGAACCATTATCATCTCTTACAGAAGGTATACATATTCATACCATAGAAGTAAAAGATGAAAAAAGTTTTGAGAAAATTAAAAAATTATTAAGAGAAAAAGGGTACTTGATAGATGGAGAATAA
- a CDS encoding PTS transporter subunit IIC — translation MGSNNSSKENSIKDYLVKIFNGMALGLFSSLLIGLIIKQLGSLLKIPLVVEFGTIAQMLMGPAIGAGVAYSVGAPPLGVFASVAAGAIGAGTIYIEKGITMIQVGEPVGAFIAALLGAEFSKIIKGKTDVDIVLVPLGTILVGGLVGHYIGPYISSFMNLIGNIINLATELKPIPMGIIVSVLMGIILTLPISSAALAISLGLSGLAAGASTVGCASQMIGFAISSYKENGFGGFIAQGIGTSMLQIPNIIKNPRIWIPPIITSAILGPISTTVFKMESNMMGAGMGTSGLVGQFAVIDVMGASSKVLISILLLHFILPGIITYIISEWMRKKGYIKAGDMKL, via the coding sequence ATGGGAAGCAATAATTCAAGTAAAGAAAATAGTATTAAAGATTATTTAGTAAAAATATTTAATGGTATGGCATTGGGACTTTTTTCATCTTTATTGATAGGATTAATAATCAAGCAGTTAGGAAGTTTATTAAAAATTCCCCTTGTGGTAGAGTTTGGAACAATAGCTCAAATGTTAATGGGACCAGCTATTGGCGCTGGTGTGGCATATAGTGTAGGCGCTCCTCCATTAGGGGTGTTTGCATCGGTAGCAGCAGGAGCAATAGGTGCTGGAACCATATATATAGAAAAAGGTATTACTATGATACAAGTAGGAGAACCTGTAGGAGCTTTTATAGCAGCCTTATTAGGAGCTGAATTTTCTAAAATAATAAAAGGGAAAACTGATGTAGATATAGTATTAGTTCCATTAGGTACAATTTTAGTAGGAGGTTTGGTTGGGCACTATATAGGACCTTATATATCTTCTTTTATGAATTTAATTGGTAATATTATAAATTTAGCTACTGAACTTAAACCTATTCCTATGGGAATTATAGTATCTGTATTAATGGGCATAATATTAACTCTACCTATTAGTTCTGCAGCTTTAGCTATATCTTTAGGTCTTAGTGGTTTAGCTGCTGGAGCTAGTACTGTAGGTTGTGCCTCTCAGATGATTGGATTTGCGATATCTTCCTATAAAGAAAATGGTTTTGGAGGATTTATTGCTCAAGGAATAGGTACTTCTATGCTTCAGATACCCAATATAATAAAAAATCCTAGGATATGGATTCCACCTATAATCACATCTGCTATTTTAGGACCTATATCTACTACTGTATTTAAAATGGAAAGCAACATGATGGGTGCAGGAATGGGGACTAGTGGATTAGTAGGACAATTTGCAGTTATAGATGTGATGGGTGCCTCCTCTAAAGTGCTTATAAGTATATTACTATTACATTTTATATTGCCTGGAATTATAACGTATATAATTTCTGAATGGATGAGAAAAAAGGGATATATAAAAGCTGGAGATATGAAATTATAA
- the serS gene encoding serine--tRNA ligase encodes MLDIRRIRKDPEGVKKALEKRHGDYPIDKVLELDKKRRNILTKVEEMKAKQNSVSKDIPKLKKEGKDVSSLIAEMKNLSNEIKQLDDKVKEVDEELLNLLLYIPNIPHESVVEGESDEDNVEIRKWGEPRNFDFEPKAHWDLGTELDILDFERASKLTGTRFSVFKDLGAKLERALINFMLDLHTAEHGYIEMGTPFMVNRDSMIGTGQLPKFKYDMFHIPSKDYFLVPTAEVPLTNLHRNEILDEDMLPIYYTAYTPCFRQEAGSAGRDTRGLIRNHQFDKVELVKFALPENSYDELERLTNNAEEILKRLELPYRVVMLSTGDLGFSAAKTYDLEVWMPSYGRYVEISSCSNFEDYQARRANIRFRRKDTKKVEFVHTLNGSGLAVGRALAAIIENYQQEDGSIIIPEVLRPYLKGVKEIRK; translated from the coding sequence ATGCTTGATATTAGACGTATAAGAAAAGATCCAGAAGGAGTAAAAAAAGCATTAGAAAAAAGGCATGGGGATTATCCAATAGACAAAGTACTGGAACTAGATAAAAAAAGAAGAAATATACTTACAAAAGTAGAAGAAATGAAAGCTAAGCAAAATTCTGTTTCTAAAGATATTCCCAAATTGAAGAAAGAAGGTAAAGATGTATCATCACTAATAGCTGAAATGAAAAATTTATCCAATGAGATAAAACAACTAGATGATAAGGTTAAAGAAGTTGATGAAGAGCTATTAAATTTACTACTTTATATTCCTAATATTCCTCATGAATCGGTAGTAGAAGGAGAATCTGATGAAGATAATGTGGAGATAAGAAAATGGGGGGAACCTAGGAATTTTGATTTTGAGCCAAAGGCGCATTGGGATTTGGGAACAGAGTTGGATATATTGGATTTTGAAAGAGCTTCTAAATTAACAGGGACTAGGTTTTCTGTATTTAAAGATTTAGGAGCAAAATTAGAGAGAGCATTGATAAACTTTATGTTAGATCTTCACACTGCAGAGCATGGATATATCGAAATGGGGACACCTTTTATGGTAAATAGGGATAGTATGATAGGTACTGGTCAATTACCTAAATTTAAATATGATATGTTTCATATCCCTAGCAAGGATTATTTTTTAGTACCTACAGCAGAAGTTCCTCTTACCAATTTGCATAGAAATGAAATATTAGATGAAGATATGTTACCTATATACTATACAGCATATACTCCCTGTTTTAGGCAAGAAGCAGGTTCAGCTGGCAGAGATACTAGAGGATTAATAAGAAATCATCAGTTTGATAAAGTGGAATTGGTTAAATTTGCATTACCTGAAAACTCCTATGATGAATTGGAAAGGCTCACAAATAATGCGGAAGAAATACTTAAACGATTAGAACTTCCATATAGGGTGGTAATGTTAAGCACTGGAGATTTAGGATTTTCAGCAGCTAAAACCTATGATTTGGAAGTGTGGATGCCAAGTTATGGAAGATATGTAGAAATATCCTCCTGTAGTAATTTTGAAGATTATCAAGCTAGAAGAGCTAATATTAGATTTAGAAGAAAAGATACTAAAAAAGTAGAGTTTGTTCATACTCTAAATGGTTCAGGATTAGCAGTAGGTAGAGCATTAGCAGCTATAATAGAAAATTATCAACAAGAAGATGGTAGCATAATAATACCAGAAGTGTTGAGACCTTATTTAAAAGGAGTAAAAGAG